In one window of Cuculus canorus isolate bCucCan1 chromosome 37, bCucCan1.pri, whole genome shotgun sequence DNA:
- the LOC104065985 gene encoding leucine-rich repeat and fibronectin type III domain-containing protein 1-like protein isoform X2: protein MERLVVSLLVISTAVKAMMCPKRCMCQNLSPSFTILCTKTGLLFVPPSIDRRTAELRLMDNFITTLRRKDFANMTNLIHLTLSRNTISQIMPYAFFDLKGLHALHLDSNRLTYINEDHFKGLINLRHLILSNNQLNYISPGSLDDFIETIEDLDLSYNNLVNVPWETIAKLTNVNTVSLDHNLIEFVPEGIFSNLHKLARLDMTSNKLKKIPPDPLFSRIPVYAKSKGSPITSLVLSFGGNPLHCNCELVWLRRLTREDDLETCASPPELMGKYFWSIKEEEFVCEPPMITHRTPKVTVTEGQSVSLKCKAVGDPEPYVRWISPDGKLVSNTSRTVSYENGTLDISVTTLSDKGTFTCIASNAAGESTAPVELLINPYPNLANSTDCDKDRENSPSDILISAKSSFPNETKAPQEKVAVAELTSSSALIQWPSQHHLPGIRMYQIQYNSSADDILVYRTPVRPLRSCRLR, encoded by the exons GTCCCAAGCGATGCATGTGTCAAAACCTCTCGCCGTCCTTCACCATCCTCTGCACCAAAACGGGGCTCCTCTTTGTGCCCCCCAGCATCGACCGGAGGACGGCGGAGCTGAGGTTGATGGACAACTTCATCACCACTCTGAGGAGGAAGGATTTCGCCAACATGACCAACCTGATCCACTTGACGCTCTCGAGGAATACCATCAGTCAGATCATGCCTTACGCGTTTTTCGATCTCAAAGGCCTTCACGCCTTACACTTGGACAGTAATCGACTGACGTACATCAACGAGGACCACTTCAAAGGTTTAATTAACCTCCGGCATTTAATACTCAGTAACAACCAATTAAACTATATCTCTCCCGGGTCGTTGGATGACTTTATTGAAACAATCGAGGACCTGGACCTGTCCTACAACAACTTAGTGAACGTCCCGTGGGAAACGATCGCCAAACTGACCAACGTCAATACGGTCAGTTTGGATCATAACCTCATCGAGTTTGTGCCCGAGGGGATCTTCTCCAACCTCCACAAACTCGCCCGGCTGGACATGACCTCCAATAAGTTGAAGAAGATCCCTCCCGAccctttgttttccagaatcCCCGTCTACGCCAAATCCAAAGGATCTCCCATCACGTCTTTGGTGCTCAGCTTCGGAGGGAATCCTCTGCACTGCAACTGCGAACTCGTCTGGTTGAGGCGCCTCACCAGAGAGGACGACCTGGAAACCTGCGCTTCTCCTCCGGAACTGATGGGCAAATACTTTTGGTCCATCAAAGAGGAGGAATTTGTCTGCGAACCCCCGATGATAACTCACCGAACCCCAAAAGTAACGGTGACCGAAGGGCAAAGTGTCTCTTTGAAGTGCAAAGCCGTCGGTGATCCGGAGCCGTACGTCCGCTGGATCTCCCCCGATGGGAAATTGGTCTCCAACACATCCAGGACGGTTTCTTACGAGAATGGGACGCTGGATATTTCGGTGACGACGTTGTCGGACAAAGGGACGTTCACCTGCATCGCCTCCAACGCCGCCGGAGAGTCGACGGCTCCGGTTGAACTCCTCATCAACCCTTACCCCAACCTCGCCAACAGCACCGACTGCGATAAAGACCGGGAGAACAGCCCCTCGGATATCCTTATATCCGCCAAGTCGAGCTTTCCCAACGAAACAAAGGCTCCGCAGGAGAAGGTCGCGGTGGCTGAGTTGACGTCATCTTCTGCTCTTATCCAATGGCCTTCTCAGCACCATCTTCCCGGGATTCGGATGTACCAAATTCAGTACAACAGCTCCGCCGACGACATCCTGGTGTACAG GACGCCAGTACGACCTCTGCGTTCTTGCCGTTTACGATGA
- the LOC104065985 gene encoding leucine-rich repeat and fibronectin type III domain-containing protein 1-like protein isoform X1: MERLVVSLLVISTAVKAMMCPKRCMCQNLSPSFTILCTKTGLLFVPPSIDRRTAELRLMDNFITTLRRKDFANMTNLIHLTLSRNTISQIMPYAFFDLKGLHALHLDSNRLTYINEDHFKGLINLRHLILSNNQLNYISPGSLDDFIETIEDLDLSYNNLVNVPWETIAKLTNVNTVSLDHNLIEFVPEGIFSNLHKLARLDMTSNKLKKIPPDPLFSRIPVYAKSKGSPITSLVLSFGGNPLHCNCELVWLRRLTREDDLETCASPPELMGKYFWSIKEEEFVCEPPMITHRTPKVTVTEGQSVSLKCKAVGDPEPYVRWISPDGKLVSNTSRTVSYENGTLDISVTTLSDKGTFTCIASNAAGESTAPVELLINPYPNLANSTDCDKDRENSPSDILISAKSSFPNETKAPQEKVAVAELTSSSALIQWPSQHHLPGIRMYQIQYNSSADDILVYRMIPAPSKSFFLTDLVAGRQYDLCVLAVYDDGLTSLTATRVLGCVEFTTQEEYKQCRSLHAQFLGGTMIIIIGGIIVASVLVFIFILLVKYKVYNHHPKTKPAKVHNVCSQTNGSQSGSAGRSASKLAERRQSLRHEGSASSLKSKTGVELDCEKATPTNAAFLTTEALP; encoded by the exons GTCCCAAGCGATGCATGTGTCAAAACCTCTCGCCGTCCTTCACCATCCTCTGCACCAAAACGGGGCTCCTCTTTGTGCCCCCCAGCATCGACCGGAGGACGGCGGAGCTGAGGTTGATGGACAACTTCATCACCACTCTGAGGAGGAAGGATTTCGCCAACATGACCAACCTGATCCACTTGACGCTCTCGAGGAATACCATCAGTCAGATCATGCCTTACGCGTTTTTCGATCTCAAAGGCCTTCACGCCTTACACTTGGACAGTAATCGACTGACGTACATCAACGAGGACCACTTCAAAGGTTTAATTAACCTCCGGCATTTAATACTCAGTAACAACCAATTAAACTATATCTCTCCCGGGTCGTTGGATGACTTTATTGAAACAATCGAGGACCTGGACCTGTCCTACAACAACTTAGTGAACGTCCCGTGGGAAACGATCGCCAAACTGACCAACGTCAATACGGTCAGTTTGGATCATAACCTCATCGAGTTTGTGCCCGAGGGGATCTTCTCCAACCTCCACAAACTCGCCCGGCTGGACATGACCTCCAATAAGTTGAAGAAGATCCCTCCCGAccctttgttttccagaatcCCCGTCTACGCCAAATCCAAAGGATCTCCCATCACGTCTTTGGTGCTCAGCTTCGGAGGGAATCCTCTGCACTGCAACTGCGAACTCGTCTGGTTGAGGCGCCTCACCAGAGAGGACGACCTGGAAACCTGCGCTTCTCCTCCGGAACTGATGGGCAAATACTTTTGGTCCATCAAAGAGGAGGAATTTGTCTGCGAACCCCCGATGATAACTCACCGAACCCCAAAAGTAACGGTGACCGAAGGGCAAAGTGTCTCTTTGAAGTGCAAAGCCGTCGGTGATCCGGAGCCGTACGTCCGCTGGATCTCCCCCGATGGGAAATTGGTCTCCAACACATCCAGGACGGTTTCTTACGAGAATGGGACGCTGGATATTTCGGTGACGACGTTGTCGGACAAAGGGACGTTCACCTGCATCGCCTCCAACGCCGCCGGAGAGTCGACGGCTCCGGTTGAACTCCTCATCAACCCTTACCCCAACCTCGCCAACAGCACCGACTGCGATAAAGACCGGGAGAACAGCCCCTCGGATATCCTTATATCCGCCAAGTCGAGCTTTCCCAACGAAACAAAGGCTCCGCAGGAGAAGGTCGCGGTGGCTGAGTTGACGTCATCTTCTGCTCTTATCCAATGGCCTTCTCAGCACCATCTTCCCGGGATTCGGATGTACCAAATTCAGTACAACAGCTCCGCCGACGACATCCTGGTGTACAG GATGATCCCAGCTCCTAGTAAATCCTTCTTCTTGACTGATCTGGTTGCAGGACGCCAGTACGACCTCTGCGTTCTTGCCGTTTACGATGACGGGTTGACCTCTTTGACGGCAACCAGAGTGCTCGGCTGCGTGGAGTTCACCACCCAAGAGGAGTACAAACAGTGCCGCTCCCTTCACGCCCAGTTTCTCGGCGGCACCATGATCATCATTATCGGGGGGATCATCGTGGCCTCCGTCCTCGTTTTCATCTTCATCCTCCTGGTGAAGTACAAAGTCTACAAccaccaccccaaaaccaaacccgCCAAAGTCCACAACGTCTGCTCGCAAACCAACGGCAGCCAAAGCGGCTCCGCGGGGCGCTCCGCCTCCAAACTCGCCGAGCGCCGACAGAGTTTGCGCCACGAGGGTTCCGCTTCGTCCCTCAAAAGCAAAACGGGGGTGGAATTGGACTGCGAGAAAGCGACCCCGACCAACGCCGCCTTTTTAACCACCGAGGCGTTACCTTAA
- the NOP53 gene encoding ribosome biogenesis protein NOP53 — MAAAVSSAPFLALGPSCRDPRAPPRRRNRGPRNRKKGWKRWAGPEARLGREIGDFLEDVGLQQRATGGLIAEQPDEGLFFVDTGNDEKDRKQNKGREKPLRVDLILQPDSKVPAPKDILAHQIPNARKEKRRQEFWEKKAEKGILPRCERRLQARLRRGAIPKEKKPLEKGRSDPERSFYDIWAAENPLERALEGQDEWFLQQTKKRRVKRPARLGMKPSDAPAVEVIAPGGSYNPTFEDHQALLLRAHEVELRKKKEEDKVEKQLRIPSGTELPTEESLLLEQCQGLIPESDDDEDEEPEPTPTEPDAIRITAPRREKKTEQQRRREKEARELATRQRLARLARCRRQELFRLRALRLQVSQWEAELRRRRQARLAKRRAKDALPRRLGSLRYEDPALDVQLSDELADSLRTLKPEGSVLRDRFKSFQRRNLIEPRQRAKFKRRYRVKYVEKRAFREVTL, encoded by the exons ATGGCGGCGGCGGTGAGTTCCGCGCCGTTCTTGGCGCTCGGGCCGAGCTGCCGGGACCCCCGcgcccccccgcgccgccgcaACCGCGGGCCCCGCAACCgcaagaagggctggaagcGCTGGGCCGGCCCCGAGGCGCGCCTGGGCCGGGAGATCGGCGACTTCCTCGAGGatgtggggctgcagcagcgGGCGACGGG GGGCCTCATCGCGGAGCAACCGGATGAAGGGCTTTTCTTTGTGGATACAGGGAATGACGAGAAAG ATcggaaacaaaacaaaggaagagaaaagcctTTACGCGTCGACCTCATCCTGCAACCGGATTCCAAAGTTCCGGCTCCGAAGGA tATTTTAGCTCATCAGATTCCCAACGCACGGAAAGAAAAACGCCGCCAGGaattttgggagaaaaaagccGAAAAAGGGATTTTACCGCGTTGCGAACGGCGCCTCCAGGCGAGGTTGAGGCGGGGAGCGATCccgaaggaaaaaaaacctttggaAAAGGGGCGTTCGGATCCCGAAAGGAGTTTTTACGACATTTGGGCGGcagaaa ATCCTTTGGAGCGAGCGCTGGAGGGACAGGACGAGTGGTTCCTGCAGCAGACGAAGAAGCGGAGGGTGAAA CGTCCCGCCAGGCTCGGAATGAAGCCGTCGGATGCTCCGGCTGTGGAAGTGATCGCACCGGGGGGGTCCTACAACCCCACCTTCGAGGATCAccag GCGCTGCTGCTTCGGGCGCACGAAGTGGAGCTGcggaagaagaaggaagaagataaGGTGGAAAAGCAGCTCCGGATTCCATCCGGCACCGAACTCCCCACGGAG GAGtcgctgctgctggagcagtgcCAGGGGCTCATCCCCGAATCCGATGATGATGAGGATGAAGAGCCGGAGCCGACGCCAACGGAGCCCGACGCCATCCGGATAACTGCACCGCGCCGTGAGAAGAAGACGGAGCAGCAGCGGCGCCGGGAGAAGGAAGCGCGGGAGCTG GCCACGCGGCAGCGTTTGGCGCGGTTGGCGCGGTGCCGCCGTCAGGAGCTGTTCCGGCTGCGGGCGCTGCGGCTGCAGGTGTCGCAGTGGGAGGCGGAGCTGCGGCGGCGCCGTCAGGCGCGACTGGCGAAGCGCAGAGCCAAAGACGCGCTGCCCCGGCGCCTCGGGAGCCTCAG GTATGAGGATCCCGCTCTGGACGTGCAGCTCAGTGACGAGTTGGCCGATTCCCTCCGCACTCTCAAG CCCGAGGGCAGTGTTCTGCGCGACCGCTTCAAGAGCTTCCAGAGGCGCAACCTGATCGAACCGCGCCAGAGGGCCAA GTTCAAGAGGAGATATCGGGTGAAATACGTGGAGAAAAGGGCGTTCCGGGAAGTGAC gctgtga